Proteins encoded in a region of the Stieleria neptunia genome:
- a CDS encoding helix-turn-helix domain-containing protein, which produces MKKKKRDRVVDDSNHLLTLAEVARIANVKRDDVDRWIETGALKSVPMPGSTRRRVRRRTLNAFLAELRE; this is translated from the coding sequence ATGAAGAAAAAGAAACGCGATCGCGTGGTCGATGATTCAAACCACCTTTTGACGCTGGCCGAAGTTGCCAGAATCGCAAACGTCAAACGCGATGACGTTGACCGATGGATTGAGACGGGAGCGTTGAAGTCGGTCCCGATGCCGGGCTCCACTCGGCGACGTGTGAGGCGGCGAACGTTGAATGCGTTTCTGGCCGAGTTGCGGGAGTGA
- a CDS encoding winged helix-turn-helix domain-containing protein, whose product MAYISFSEAARRAGVYVHGVHKLADAGIIQRHTVKGHRFPMLNDRDVATIKEHLPARYLPPVRVAIGNTFTDPTPAEIRDRCEMILANRKKVSPHERCRQRILWILSHQGGLTIDLVATALGASTVTASARLKELEAVGLVESIGITHRRYFCAESVGKFAAMDTADTILARFRTRAERYARRSRRPRQAAA is encoded by the coding sequence ATGGCTTACATCTCTTTCTCTGAGGCCGCACGTCGCGCCGGCGTTTACGTTCATGGCGTTCACAAGTTGGCCGATGCGGGCATCATCCAGCGACACACCGTCAAAGGGCATCGCTTCCCGATGCTGAATGACCGCGACGTCGCGACGATCAAGGAACACTTGCCGGCCAGATACCTCCCGCCGGTTCGCGTTGCGATCGGAAACACGTTCACCGATCCGACACCTGCGGAGATTCGCGACCGGTGTGAAATGATCCTGGCGAATCGAAAAAAGGTCAGCCCGCATGAGCGTTGCCGACAGCGAATCTTGTGGATCCTGAGCCACCAAGGCGGTCTGACGATAGATCTCGTTGCGACCGCACTGGGGGCCAGCACAGTCACCGCATCGGCAAGGCTGAAAGAACTGGAAGCGGTTGGGTTGGTTGAATCGATCGGCATCACGCATCGCCGCTACTTCTGCGCCGAAAGCGTCGGCAAGTTTGCGGCAATGGATACCGCCGACACCATCTTGGCCCGTTTTCGCACTCGAGCGGAACGCTATGCCCGTCGATCGAGAAGACCGCGACAGGCCGCCGCCTAA
- a CDS encoding zinc-binding dehydrogenase gives MARLTRAEILDPSEVAIAHIMNRTVRRCFLFGDDPVSGENFDHRKVWIEKHLPAAERLDDLILLAHLGSSGHLKPIISRQYPVEEAVAAHRHVDSGRNIGNIAIQWDA, from the coding sequence ATGGCTCGACTCACCCGGGCTGAGATCTTGGACCCCAGTGAGGTCGCAATTGCGCACATTATGAATCGGACGGTTCGCAGATGCTTTCTCTTCGGCGACGATCCAGTTTCTGGAGAGAACTTCGATCACCGCAAAGTTTGGATCGAAAAGCACCTCCCAGCCGCAGAGCGGCTAGATGATCTGATCCTTCTTGCTCATCTAGGAAGTTCGGGGCACTTGAAACCGATCATCAGCCGGCAATACCCAGTCGAAGAGGCTGTCGCAGCTCACCGTCATGTAGACTCGGGACGAAATATCGGGAATATCGCGATCCAATGGGACGCCTGA
- a CDS encoding RNA polymerase sigma factor yields the protein MKNATNWDFLVQRAGRGDTEAIAQVFEANRERLQNYVHQLLDSRVKIRVGASDVIQEVFLDVQLQIQGFLAHPRVPLSVWLRGIAAQRVIKTNRAHIFTACRSLIREHRQSERSSDLQTHQLVSDDSSPSQQIAKRESHIQVHQALDQLKPSDREIIVARQFDGRSNRDLAKSLGISETAAAMRYVRALGRFQRLVRGSLTTSGLGQ from the coding sequence TTGAAGAACGCTACAAATTGGGACTTCCTGGTCCAACGTGCGGGGCGTGGGGATACCGAAGCGATCGCCCAAGTTTTCGAAGCGAACCGCGAGCGTCTTCAGAATTACGTGCATCAACTTCTCGATTCGCGAGTCAAGATTCGAGTGGGCGCGTCGGATGTCATCCAAGAAGTATTCTTGGACGTGCAGCTTCAGATCCAAGGGTTTCTTGCTCATCCTCGAGTTCCCCTGTCTGTGTGGCTGCGTGGAATTGCCGCGCAGCGAGTCATCAAAACCAACCGTGCCCATATCTTTACCGCTTGCCGTTCGCTGATTCGAGAGCATCGCCAATCCGAACGGTCGTCCGATCTCCAAACGCATCAATTGGTCTCGGATGATTCGTCTCCCAGCCAACAAATCGCTAAGCGTGAATCGCACATTCAAGTGCATCAGGCCTTGGACCAGCTCAAGCCGTCTGATCGCGAGATCATCGTTGCGAGGCAATTCGACGGACGCAGCAACCGTGATCTGGCAAAATCGCTTGGGATCAGCGAGACAGCTGCCGCGATGCGTTATGTCCGAGCACTCGGCCGATTTCAACGACTCGTTCGAGGATCGCTCACGACCTCCGGGCTCGGCCAATGA
- a CDS encoding WD40 repeat domain-containing serine/threonine protein kinase — protein sequence MSDVRGLSALEDDSSGSADSDDELTRILADIAEDYHARAETESDFDVASHLIAHPEHAEAILEMVATLEFFGQCDSPSAPDRATALSAGQQLDDFRIVREIGRGGMGIVYEAQQVSLRRRVALKILLLPLLSTDLQRQRFANEAFIAAQLRHPNIVSVISIGCEGNIHYYAMEYIGGPSLADIIRQGSPSRKRLATNSEPDTDETEDLDRSKPLANSSHLTWIPEHGPDSRRWGASVALTVARALQYAHDSGVLHRDIKPSNLLFDEQGKVHLTDFGLAQHTHQSALTRTGDIVGTLRYISPEQASGNRKPIDARSDIYSLGLTLYEIAAGRPAFPETSPAQLLAQVFHDEPLPLRHVDASIPVDLETIVLRATAKDPADRYESAESLANDLERFLNRQPINAKRLSFQEVAARWFWRHRRRLLFASFYGLLLIVVLGCSTIAIFLSQLATKRALVTAEANAMHAQEAVRQYQISHRRTTQLLYVANMHAAGQAERVGDLSRLSEILHLHQQVETDHCVHGFEYDLLCERTKTASKELWTTEGALYSVCVSPDGNKIAFAGQDANVRVLDLSSGDLVCQFPTEQGEVNQVVFDQTGTRLATTGDTGTVCLWDSQTGQKRRRISAHDGQSYGVAWVPNDRGVISCGADRQIKVWPISGNSTAENVLGSHRRSVEAISLSDDGRWLVSAGSDHVASVWDTTSKRCIQAIVPGNASVNCVASSDEGMVVLGTKAGIVAAFHLDDPTQFWCAAHFDSISSVGFASDGRTVIAGDHGGVLRVWEPMDSGQLRSGTTTASPLPIAMVRPDSVQLTTKDDLADQLQKGGVAGLQRETDTQFVRTHAMRQIASWEAHLGRVYSVQSIGNGAAVSTGQDGRLVRWRFGQETMQSVSGPAEQPIRRFAMGDDGRIMTVHQNSTTIGEVADGSLVDILTSDLNSITAVQTSPSHQWLAVGGPGPAIEIWDLASSTRTCRIDVSGKGFVSKIVFSPDERLIAVVGMRTKNSVPGHEGVIRVYDVHSGKRRFAMAAADCQAMAFQPNTEPPTLVCHDRHDLLIWRLGSQPDRVADAHDNAISQIRFSRNGQLFATASHDRSAVLWDARGNRLATLVGHNDRVFAACLHPNGRTLVTGSEDGEVRLWNVATGQPLFVLRSFSSPIRQLGFSSDARNLACLLDDGTLHLLETGLSANENAAGGPK from the coding sequence ATGAGCGATGTCCGTGGGTTGTCCGCTCTTGAGGACGATTCGTCAGGATCGGCAGACTCTGACGACGAACTCACCCGCATCCTTGCAGACATCGCAGAGGATTATCACGCTCGTGCTGAAACAGAAAGTGACTTTGACGTCGCAAGTCATTTGATCGCTCACCCTGAACACGCCGAAGCGATTCTGGAAATGGTTGCCACGCTTGAGTTTTTCGGACAGTGTGATTCGCCGAGCGCACCGGATCGAGCGACGGCACTGTCAGCCGGCCAGCAATTGGACGACTTTCGGATTGTTCGAGAAATCGGCCGGGGCGGCATGGGGATCGTCTATGAAGCGCAGCAGGTTTCGCTCCGGCGACGCGTCGCATTAAAGATTTTGCTTTTGCCTCTGCTCTCGACCGACCTGCAACGACAGAGATTTGCTAACGAAGCGTTCATTGCAGCGCAATTGCGTCACCCGAATATCGTGTCGGTCATCTCCATCGGTTGTGAAGGGAACATTCACTATTACGCGATGGAATACATCGGCGGCCCATCGCTGGCAGATATCATCCGACAGGGAAGTCCGTCTCGAAAACGACTTGCAACAAACTCGGAACCCGACACCGATGAAACGGAGGATCTCGATCGGTCAAAACCGCTTGCCAATTCGTCCCACCTGACTTGGATTCCTGAGCATGGACCGGACAGTCGACGATGGGGTGCCAGCGTCGCTTTGACTGTCGCGAGGGCGTTGCAATACGCACACGACAGCGGCGTTCTCCATCGCGACATCAAACCATCCAATCTGCTCTTTGACGAGCAAGGCAAAGTGCACTTAACCGATTTTGGGCTGGCGCAACACACACACCAATCGGCATTGACGCGTACCGGAGACATCGTCGGGACGCTGCGATACATCAGTCCGGAACAGGCTTCAGGAAATCGAAAACCGATTGACGCGCGATCCGACATCTATTCGCTCGGGCTGACGCTCTACGAGATCGCTGCCGGTCGCCCTGCTTTTCCGGAGACCTCACCGGCACAATTGCTGGCACAAGTATTCCATGACGAACCGCTTCCGTTACGACACGTTGACGCGAGTATTCCCGTCGATCTCGAGACGATCGTTCTCCGAGCGACCGCAAAAGATCCGGCGGATCGCTACGAGTCAGCAGAAAGCTTGGCGAATGATTTGGAACGATTTCTCAATCGCCAGCCGATCAACGCCAAACGGCTGAGTTTCCAAGAGGTTGCCGCCCGTTGGTTCTGGAGACATCGCAGGCGATTGCTGTTCGCCTCGTTCTATGGACTGCTGCTCATCGTCGTTTTGGGGTGCAGCACGATTGCCATTTTCCTATCTCAGCTCGCTACGAAGCGAGCGTTGGTCACAGCAGAGGCAAACGCGATGCATGCCCAGGAGGCTGTTCGCCAATACCAAATCAGTCATCGCCGGACCACACAGTTGCTCTATGTGGCCAACATGCATGCGGCCGGCCAAGCCGAAAGGGTCGGTGACCTTTCGCGTCTCTCCGAAATCCTCCATTTACATCAACAAGTCGAGACCGACCATTGCGTACACGGCTTTGAATACGATCTACTTTGTGAACGCACCAAGACCGCGTCAAAAGAACTTTGGACCACAGAGGGTGCGTTGTATAGTGTTTGTGTCTCTCCTGATGGCAACAAAATTGCGTTTGCTGGACAAGACGCCAACGTCAGAGTGCTTGATCTGTCCAGCGGCGATTTGGTCTGCCAGTTCCCCACCGAACAAGGCGAAGTCAATCAAGTTGTGTTTGATCAAACAGGCACAAGGCTTGCCACGACGGGCGACACCGGAACGGTCTGTCTCTGGGATTCACAAACCGGTCAGAAACGACGGCGGATCTCCGCTCACGATGGCCAAAGCTACGGGGTGGCGTGGGTGCCAAATGACCGTGGCGTCATCTCTTGTGGAGCGGATCGGCAGATCAAGGTCTGGCCGATCTCAGGGAACTCGACTGCGGAAAACGTTCTTGGCAGCCACCGCAGGTCCGTCGAAGCGATCAGTCTGTCCGATGACGGACGTTGGCTGGTTTCGGCGGGATCTGATCATGTCGCTAGTGTATGGGATACGACATCGAAACGTTGCATCCAAGCAATCGTGCCCGGAAACGCGTCGGTCAATTGTGTTGCCTCGTCTGATGAAGGAATGGTTGTACTGGGCACCAAAGCAGGCATCGTGGCGGCATTCCATTTGGACGATCCGACGCAATTCTGGTGCGCCGCCCATTTCGACAGCATCTCAAGCGTCGGGTTTGCGTCCGACGGACGAACCGTCATTGCCGGCGATCACGGAGGTGTCCTACGTGTCTGGGAACCGATGGATTCGGGACAGCTACGATCGGGCACGACGACAGCGTCTCCGCTCCCGATCGCCATGGTCCGTCCCGATTCGGTCCAGCTGACGACGAAAGACGATCTTGCAGATCAACTGCAAAAAGGGGGCGTCGCAGGTTTGCAAAGAGAGACCGATACTCAATTCGTACGCACCCATGCGATGCGACAGATCGCCAGTTGGGAAGCGCATCTGGGCCGAGTCTACTCGGTTCAGTCGATCGGCAACGGCGCAGCGGTTTCTACCGGTCAAGACGGTCGACTGGTCCGCTGGAGGTTCGGACAAGAGACAATGCAATCGGTCTCTGGACCCGCCGAGCAGCCCATTCGGAGATTTGCCATGGGGGATGATGGACGGATCATGACCGTCCATCAAAATAGCACCACGATTGGCGAGGTCGCCGATGGCTCGCTCGTCGACATCCTCACGAGCGATTTGAATTCGATCACCGCCGTCCAGACGTCGCCGTCCCATCAATGGCTGGCCGTCGGCGGCCCGGGCCCGGCGATCGAAATCTGGGACCTTGCGTCCTCCACTCGCACCTGTCGCATCGATGTATCCGGCAAAGGTTTTGTCAGCAAGATTGTATTTTCACCGGATGAGCGATTGATCGCGGTGGTTGGCATGAGAACCAAAAACTCTGTGCCAGGACACGAGGGTGTGATCCGCGTCTACGACGTCCACAGCGGCAAGCGACGTTTCGCCATGGCCGCGGCGGATTGCCAGGCGATGGCGTTTCAACCAAACACGGAACCGCCCACCCTGGTCTGTCATGATCGACACGACCTTTTGATCTGGCGTCTCGGATCTCAGCCTGACAGGGTCGCGGACGCGCACGACAACGCGATCAGCCAAATCAGGTTTTCTCGCAACGGCCAGTTATTTGCCACCGCCAGCCACGACCGCTCGGCAGTACTTTGGGACGCCAGGGGCAATCGGTTGGCGACGCTCGTCGGTCACAACGATCGGGTGTTCGCAGCTTGTCTTCATCCGAATGGCCGGACGTTGGTCACTGGCAGCGAAGATGGCGAGGTGAGGTTGTGGAATGTCGCAACTGGGCAACCGTTGTTCGTGTTGAGAAGTTTTTCGAGTCCGATCCGGCAACTTGGCTTCAGCTCCGACGCCCGAAACCTCGCCTGCCTGTTGGACGACGGAACATTGCACCTGCTCGAGACGGGACTCTCAGCGAATGAAAACGCGGCCGGCGGGCCGAAATGA